A genomic region of Dactylococcopsis salina PCC 8305 contains the following coding sequences:
- a CDS encoding DUF1257 domain-containing protein, whose protein sequence is MSHFSTIKIQIKNGEILQQVLTELGYQVESNTKVRGYQGNQTNAEYVIRQKNGYDLGFRRNGESYELVADFWDARINQQEFLNQINQKYAHQTLMQTVEEQGFDVEEEEVLEDGTVKVVVGRWV, encoded by the coding sequence ATGTCACACTTTAGCACGATTAAAATTCAAATTAAAAACGGAGAGATTCTCCAACAAGTATTAACTGAACTGGGTTATCAAGTAGAAAGCAATACCAAAGTTAGAGGGTATCAAGGGAATCAAACCAATGCAGAATATGTCATTCGGCAAAAGAATGGTTATGATTTAGGCTTTCGTCGCAATGGGGAGAGTTATGAATTAGTTGCTGATTTTTGGGACGCGAGAATTAATCAACAGGAATTTCTCAATCAAATTAATCAAAAGTATGCCCATCAAACCTTGATGCAAACGGTAGAGGAACAAGGCTTTGATGTGGAAGAGGAGGAAGTTTTAGAAGATGGAACGGTGAAAGTAGTTGTCGGGAGATGGGTTTAA